In the Clostridium sporogenes genome, one interval contains:
- a CDS encoding HD family phosphohydrolase — translation MKKITIEEMKKDNKLKKLLVFFITFLFMYVVLATSFITKKYDLKEGDIARVDIKAPREIKDEVSTKARLQQALESVPIQYTKRTEVKTEILNDINSFFSQVDSLKDKKIDEKQKIQQIDQNGKINISERELIQILNLDKTELKSMQDVLIKVISDAYENVNISDDSQKDNAQDIKKAQEYVYSKIKLSKITNPLRQLTLNIAYSEIKPNFYYDKEKTEELKKETLKNTPPVMIKKDQIIVKEGEPVSKYQLDLLKDVGLLNNNNNFEWYIFIGLAVLIILVLFIQGIYIYKFYNEVFNDLNSLILISLNNCISILLARSMYTISPFLIPLASIPMILTLLLNYKISLFNSLVNCILIAVAVNFEVEIILIAIMSAVLGSTILRKMQERNDILYASSYIAIINVILTFSAGFLLSNSVIDVSKKALFTLIGGVLSAILTIGLLPLFENLFGIVTTIKLLELSNPNNPLLKKLLVEAPGTYHHSILVGNLAEVAAEVVNGNPVLARVSAYYHDIGKTKRPYFFKENQIGKENPHDKISPNLSTLIITSHVKDGLELAKEYKIPKVIQDIIQQHHGTSLVKYFYITMKNNSERPEDINEEDFRYPGPIPKSKEAAIIMLADGVEAAVRSINEPTKGRIEEMVNKIIKARLDEGQLDECDLTLKEIGLIREAFLKVLVSIYHQRIEYPEDKWMKDRRIK, via the coding sequence ATGAAGAAAATTACCATAGAAGAAATGAAAAAGGACAATAAACTAAAGAAACTCTTAGTTTTTTTTATTACATTTTTATTTATGTATGTGGTACTTGCTACATCTTTTATTACCAAAAAATATGATTTGAAGGAAGGAGATATAGCTAGAGTTGATATAAAAGCTCCTAGAGAAATAAAGGATGAAGTATCTACTAAAGCTAGATTACAACAAGCTTTAGAATCAGTACCTATACAATATACTAAAAGAACAGAGGTTAAAACAGAAATTTTAAATGATATAAACAGTTTTTTTTCACAAGTAGATTCCCTAAAAGATAAAAAAATAGATGAAAAGCAAAAGATTCAGCAAATAGACCAAAATGGGAAAATAAACATATCAGAAAGAGAATTAATTCAAATATTAAATTTAGATAAAACAGAACTTAAGTCTATGCAAGATGTGCTTATTAAAGTTATATCTGATGCTTATGAAAATGTAAATATAAGTGATGATTCTCAAAAGGATAATGCACAGGATATAAAAAAAGCACAGGAATATGTGTATTCAAAAATAAAATTGTCTAAAATAACAAATCCTTTAAGACAATTGACATTAAATATAGCTTATTCAGAAATAAAGCCTAACTTTTATTATGATAAAGAAAAAACGGAAGAATTAAAGAAGGAAACTTTAAAAAATACTCCACCAGTTATGATAAAAAAAGATCAAATAATAGTTAAAGAAGGAGAACCTGTATCTAAGTATCAATTAGATTTATTAAAGGATGTGGGTTTATTAAATAATAATAATAATTTTGAATGGTATATATTTATTGGATTAGCAGTTTTAATAATTTTAGTGCTTTTTATACAAGGTATATATATATATAAATTTTACAATGAAGTATTTAATGACTTAAATAGTTTGATTTTAATAAGTTTAAATAATTGTATATCTATATTGTTAGCTAGGAGTATGTATACAATATCACCTTTTTTAATTCCATTAGCATCTATACCCATGATATTAACATTACTTTTAAACTATAAAATATCCTTATTTAATAGTCTTGTAAATTGTATTTTAATAGCTGTAGCAGTAAATTTTGAAGTAGAAATTATTTTAATAGCTATAATGAGCGCTGTTTTAGGATCAACTATACTAAGAAAAATGCAAGAAAGAAATGATATACTATATGCATCATCTTACATAGCTATTATAAATGTAATTCTTACTTTTTCAGCAGGTTTTCTTTTAAGTAATAGTGTTATAGATGTAAGTAAAAAAGCATTATTTACTCTTATAGGCGGAGTATTATCAGCGATACTCACTATAGGACTTCTTCCTTTATTTGAAAATTTATTTGGTATAGTTACTACCATTAAACTTTTAGAACTTTCAAATCCAAATAATCCATTACTTAAGAAGTTATTAGTAGAAGCTCCTGGAACTTATCATCACAGCATATTAGTAGGAAATTTAGCTGAAGTTGCAGCAGAAGTTGTAAATGGAAATCCAGTGTTAGCTAGAGTATCAGCTTATTATCATGATATAGGTAAGACCAAAAGACCTTATTTTTTTAAGGAAAATCAAATAGGTAAAGAAAATCCTCATGATAAAATATCTCCTAATTTAAGTACTTTAATAATTACTTCTCATGTAAAAGATGGTCTAGAATTAGCTAAAGAATATAAAATACCTAAAGTTATACAAGATATAATACAGCAACACCATGGTACATCTTTAGTAAAATATTTTTATATAACTATGAAAAATAATAGTGAAAGACCAGAGGATATAAACGAAGAAGACTTTAGATATCCAGGTCCTATACCCAAAAGTAAAGAAGCTGCTATAATAATGTTAGCAGATGGCGTTGAAGCTGCTGTAAGATCTATAAATGAACCAACTAAAGGCAGAATAGAAGAAATGGTAAATAAAATAATAAAGGCAAGGTTGGATGAAGGCCAGTTAGATGAGTGTGATCTTACATTAAAAGAAATAGGATTAATAAGAGAGGCCTTTTTAAAGGTTCTTGTGAGTATATATCACCAAAGGATAGAATATCCAGAGGATAAATGGATGAAAGACAGGAGGATAAAATGA
- a CDS encoding cytidine deaminase, with the protein MKYGEIIKKAIEARENAYVPYSKFKVGAALLTEDNTLYTGCNIENVSYGATNCAERTAIFKAISEGHKKIKAIAVVGSLEEYTYPCGICRQVISEFADGNIDIIIVKDKNNYEIKKLDEILPEAFSKKDLIK; encoded by the coding sequence ATGAAATATGGCGAAATTATAAAAAAAGCAATAGAGGCTAGAGAAAATGCTTATGTTCCTTACTCAAAATTTAAAGTGGGAGCAGCTTTATTAACAGAAGATAATACCCTATATACAGGATGTAATATAGAAAATGTTTCTTATGGTGCTACAAACTGTGCAGAAAGAACAGCTATATTTAAAGCTATATCGGAAGGACATAAAAAAATAAAAGCTATTGCAGTGGTAGGAAGTTTAGAAGAGTATACTTATCCATGTGGCATATGCAGACAGGTTATAAGTGAATTTGCAGATGGAAATATAGACATAATAATAGTAAAAGATAAAAATAATTATGAAATAAAGAAACTAGATGAAATTTTACCAGAAGCTTTTAGTAAAAAAGATTTAATAAAATAG
- a CDS encoding 16S rRNA (uracil(1498)-N(3))-methyltransferase yields MHKFFVPAENIIDKKAIIDGDDVKHIYKVLRLECGDSININNCQGKEYKGEIESIDKKAVIVKIIDQVEVNNESPLNIYLYQGLPKSTKMDLIVQKSTELGIKEIVPILTERVEVKTTLKEFKKLDRWNRIALEACKQCKRTLIPSVREPLKFNDLLEEIKSMDLIIVPYESKQNYGIKSIIKNIEYKKESIKNIGIIIGPEGGFEESEIRDLEEIKAQIVTLGPRIFRTETAGIVCASIISYELGDLGGNI; encoded by the coding sequence GTGCATAAATTTTTTGTGCCCGCTGAAAATATAATTGATAAAAAAGCTATAATTGATGGTGATGATGTTAAACATATATATAAGGTATTAAGACTAGAATGTGGAGATTCCATAAACATAAATAATTGCCAGGGAAAAGAATATAAAGGTGAAATAGAAAGTATAGATAAAAAAGCTGTGATTGTAAAAATAATAGATCAAGTTGAAGTAAATAATGAGAGCCCTTTAAATATTTATTTATATCAAGGTCTTCCTAAATCTACTAAAATGGATTTAATAGTTCAAAAGTCTACTGAATTAGGTATAAAAGAGATAGTACCTATTTTAACAGAAAGAGTTGAGGTTAAAACTACATTAAAAGAATTTAAAAAATTAGATAGATGGAATAGAATTGCACTTGAAGCATGTAAACAATGTAAGAGAACATTAATTCCTAGTGTAAGAGAACCATTAAAGTTTAATGATTTATTAGAAGAAATAAAGTCTATGGATTTAATAATTGTACCTTATGAAAGTAAACAGAATTATGGTATAAAGTCTATTATAAAAAATATAGAATATAAAAAAGAAAGTATTAAAAACATAGGTATAATAATAGGACCAGAGGGCGGCTTTGAAGAAAGTGAAATAAGAGATTTAGAAGAAATAAAAGCTCAGATAGTAACTTTGGGACCTAGAATATTTAGAACAGAAACAGCAGGTATAGTATGTGCTTCAATAATTTCATATGAATTAGGAGATTTAGGAGGAAATATATAA
- the rpsU gene encoding 30S ribosomal protein S21 has protein sequence MSEIKVGENESLENALRRFKKKCARAGVLSEVRKREHYEKPSVKKKKKSEAARKRKFK, from the coding sequence ATGTCAGAAATAAAAGTTGGAGAAAACGAATCATTAGAAAACGCACTAAGAAGATTTAAGAAAAAATGTGCAAGAGCTGGTGTTTTATCTGAAGTAAGAAAAAGAGAACACTATGAAAAGCCAAGTGTAAAGAAAAAAAAGAAATCTGAAGCTGCAAGAAAGAGAAAATTCAAGTAG
- a CDS encoding GatB/YqeY domain-containing protein gives MSLKETLQDHWKQALKAKKKEKANTISMVRSAILLAEKNSGKTLEDSEIIDILSKEIKQRKESLEDFKKGNRQDLVDATNFEIEVLLKYLPQQLTEEEITEIIEKAVNEIGANSMKHMKNVMSIVIPKTKGRADGKLVSEKVKDILSK, from the coding sequence ATGTCTCTTAAGGAAACGCTACAAGACCATTGGAAACAAGCCTTAAAAGCTAAGAAGAAGGAAAAAGCTAATACTATAAGTATGGTTAGATCTGCAATTCTCTTAGCAGAAAAAAATTCAGGGAAAACTCTTGAAGATTCGGAAATAATTGATATTTTATCTAAAGAGATAAAACAGCGTAAAGAATCGCTAGAAGACTTCAAGAAGGGAAACAGACAAGACTTAGTAGATGCAACTAATTTTGAAATAGAAGTTTTGCTAAAATACCTTCCTCAGCAGTTGACAGAAGAGGAAATTACAGAAATTATTGAAAAAGCAGTTAATGAAATTGGTGCAAATAGCATGAAACATATGAAAAATGTAATGAGTATAGTTATCCCTAAAACTAAAGGTAGAGCAGATGGTAAACTTGTAAGTGAAAAAGTAAAAGATATATTGAGTAAATAA
- the mtaB gene encoding tRNA (N(6)-L-threonylcarbamoyladenosine(37)-C(2))-methylthiotransferase MtaB: MKVAFSTLGCRVNVYETEAMTEKFIKQGYEVVDFNEVADVYVINTCTVTNMGDRKSRQMISRGRRQNSNSIIAVVGCYSQIAPDEVSKIEGVDVVLGTRNKGDIVYWVNRAMEEKNQIIEVKDVLKNKEFEELNIEEYRDKTRAFLKIQDGCNRFCSYCLIPFARGAVCSKKLEKIIEEVKKLSKHGFKEVILSGIDIASYGFDLEGNYNLTSILEEIDKVEGIERIRIGSIDPTFFTEEEVIRISKLKKFCPHFHLSLQSGCNETLKRMNRKYTVEQYKDIVYNLRKNVEDVSITTDIIVGFPGETEEEFNKTYEFLKDIKLSKMHVFKFSPRNGTRAEKMENQIDGNIKEERSNKIIDLDKNLEKEFMKKFIEKGMPVLYEKETKEKGIYEGYTPNYIKIYAKSLKDITGKIMNTKLKEVSKDFIKGEIY; the protein is encoded by the coding sequence ATGAAAGTTGCTTTTTCTACATTAGGGTGTAGAGTAAATGTATATGAAACAGAAGCTATGACAGAAAAATTTATAAAGCAAGGATACGAAGTAGTAGATTTTAATGAAGTAGCCGATGTATATGTAATAAATACTTGCACAGTAACTAATATGGGGGATAGAAAATCAAGACAAATGATAAGCAGAGGAAGAAGACAAAATTCAAATTCAATAATTGCAGTAGTAGGTTGTTATTCTCAAATAGCACCTGACGAAGTATCTAAAATAGAAGGTGTAGATGTAGTATTAGGTACTAGAAATAAAGGTGATATAGTATATTGGGTAAATAGGGCAATGGAAGAAAAAAATCAAATAATAGAAGTTAAAGATGTTCTTAAAAATAAAGAATTTGAAGAATTAAATATAGAAGAATATAGAGATAAAACGAGAGCATTCTTAAAAATACAGGATGGGTGCAATAGATTTTGTTCCTATTGTTTGATACCATTTGCAAGAGGAGCTGTATGTAGCAAAAAACTAGAAAAGATTATTGAAGAAGTTAAAAAACTTTCTAAGCATGGATTTAAAGAAGTAATTTTATCAGGTATAGATATAGCTTCCTATGGTTTTGATTTAGAGGGGAATTATAATTTGACTTCTATATTAGAAGAGATAGATAAAGTAGAAGGTATTGAAAGAATAAGAATAGGTTCTATAGATCCAACATTTTTTACAGAAGAAGAAGTAATAAGAATAAGTAAATTAAAAAAATTCTGCCCTCATTTTCATTTATCTCTTCAAAGTGGATGCAATGAAACTTTAAAAAGAATGAATAGAAAATACACTGTAGAGCAGTATAAAGATATAGTATATAATTTGAGAAAAAATGTAGAAGATGTTTCTATTACTACAGATATAATAGTAGGTTTTCCAGGAGAAACAGAAGAAGAATTTAATAAAACATATGAATTTTTAAAAGATATAAAACTATCCAAAATGCATGTATTTAAATTTAGTCCTCGAAATGGTACTAGAGCAGAAAAAATGGAAAATCAAATAGATGGTAATATAAAAGAAGAAAGAAGTAACAAAATAATAGATTTAGATAAAAATCTTGAAAAAGAGTTTATGAAAAAATTTATTGAAAAAGGAATGCCAGTATTATATGAAAAGGAAACTAAAGAAAAAGGAATTTATGAGGGGTATACTCCAAACTATATAAAGATATATGCTAAAAGTTTAAAAGATATTACTGGAAAAATAATGAATACTAAATTAAAAGAAGTCTCTAAAGATTTTATTAAAGGAGAAATTTATTAG
- the yqfD gene encoding sporulation protein YqfD, producing the protein MKFNKYKNATITIEIQSMIPERFINLLWRNGVKVKNVVKTNVTTFVLDIDLKDYTIMDDIAKRTGTKVKIVKRKGISFLILFLKRRFSLVIGIFIFSFIIYFMSTFIWDINITSTNGATPYEIRQQLKEYGVKPGINKKSIDVYKIEKKLIKDIDNIMWVKARIEGGKLIIKAEERQSPPTIVEDDEPCDLVAKKDGEVQRVYTTSGSAIVQKGYIVKKGDILIKGEQGKEEETYEVHSEGKVFARTFYEETKTINTYRIKRKKTGKKIDRIYINFKGKKLYLKKTINKFEKYDRIENNKLFITKETLYEVKETKENIDLKEAVEDENKKIYENITKNLDKSVKIIDKITNYSPQGDSCEIRMLIIAEEDIAVPQKIKEIDKEEDS; encoded by the coding sequence ATGAAATTTAATAAATATAAAAATGCTACTATAACTATAGAAATTCAATCTATGATACCAGAAAGATTTATTAACCTTTTATGGCGAAATGGTGTTAAAGTTAAAAATGTAGTTAAGACAAATGTTACTACCTTTGTTTTAGATATAGACTTAAAGGATTATACTATTATGGATGATATAGCTAAAAGAACAGGAACAAAAGTAAAAATAGTAAAAAGAAAAGGAATATCCTTTTTAATTTTATTTTTAAAAAGAAGATTTTCATTAGTGATAGGTATATTTATTTTTTCTTTTATAATATATTTTATGTCTACATTCATATGGGATATAAATATAACATCAACTAATGGAGCAACACCCTATGAGATAAGACAACAATTAAAAGAATATGGTGTTAAACCAGGAATAAATAAAAAAAGTATAGATGTTTATAAAATAGAGAAAAAATTGATTAAGGATATAGATAATATAATGTGGGTTAAAGCGAGAATTGAAGGCGGCAAACTTATAATAAAAGCTGAAGAGAGGCAATCTCCTCCAACCATAGTAGAAGATGATGAACCCTGTGATTTAGTAGCTAAAAAGGATGGAGAAGTGCAAAGAGTATATACTACTTCAGGAAGTGCTATAGTTCAAAAAGGTTATATAGTAAAAAAAGGAGATATTTTAATTAAGGGAGAACAGGGAAAAGAAGAAGAAACTTATGAAGTTCATTCAGAAGGAAAGGTTTTTGCTAGAACTTTTTATGAAGAAACTAAAACTATAAATACTTATAGAATAAAAAGAAAAAAAACAGGCAAAAAAATAGATAGAATATATATTAATTTTAAAGGGAAAAAACTATATTTGAAAAAAACTATAAACAAATTTGAAAAATATGATAGAATAGAAAATAATAAGTTGTTTATAACAAAAGAAACATTATATGAAGTGAAAGAGACAAAAGAGAATATTGATTTAAAAGAAGCTGTAGAAGATGAAAATAAAAAAATCTATGAAAATATAACCAAGAACCTGGATAAATCTGTTAAAATTATAGATAAAATTACGAACTATTCTCCACAAGGAGATAGTTGTGAAATTAGAATGCTAATTATAGCAGAAGAAGATATAGCTGTTCCTCAAAAGATAAAAGAAATAGATAAAGAGGAAGACAGTTAA
- the yqfC gene encoding sporulation protein YqfC codes for MGKRFYNARETVADKLDLPRDIILNQPKIVVTGNEEITIENHRGVVVFEEKIVKINSGSGLISIYGRNFKILFMGGSTITLGGNFKSIEYEGSEEDEI; via the coding sequence ATGGGTAAAAGATTTTATAATGCAAGAGAAACTGTAGCAGATAAATTAGATTTGCCAAGAGATATAATTTTAAATCAACCAAAGATAGTAGTTACAGGCAATGAGGAAATAACTATAGAAAATCATAGAGGAGTAGTTGTTTTTGAAGAAAAAATAGTAAAAATTAATTCTGGATCTGGATTGATATCTATTTATGGAAGAAATTTTAAGATATTGTTTATGGGAGGAAGTACTATTACCTTAGGAGGAAATTTTAAATCTATAGAATATGAAGGGTCTGAAGAAGATGAAATTTAA
- the era gene encoding GTPase Era, whose protein sequence is MFKSGFVTIVGRPNVGKSTLLNAIMKEKLSIVSCRPQTTRNNIQTILTEDNYQLVFVDTPGIHKPKHKLGEYMVKSASDAMKDVDLVLFLINPDEKPGKGDLFIIEQLKEVKVPVFLVLNKIDENPQEKVAETLKTYSELMDFQEIIPISALKGKNIDLLKELMFKYIPEGPQYYPEDMIIDQNERFIVAEIVREKALRLLSEEVPHGIAVEILQMKKNEKGTYHIEGNILCEKNSHKPIIIGKGGSKLKKISQYARQDIETFLQSKVYIRLWVKVKEEWRDNQSLLKELGYKKMK, encoded by the coding sequence ATGTTTAAATCAGGATTCGTAACCATAGTAGGAAGACCTAATGTAGGAAAATCAACACTATTAAACGCTATAATGAAAGAAAAACTTTCTATAGTTTCATGTAGACCACAGACTACAAGAAACAATATACAAACCATATTAACAGAAGATAATTACCAACTTGTGTTTGTTGATACTCCAGGAATACACAAACCTAAGCATAAGCTAGGAGAATATATGGTAAAATCAGCATCAGATGCCATGAAAGACGTGGATTTAGTACTTTTTTTAATAAATCCAGATGAAAAACCTGGTAAGGGAGATTTGTTTATAATAGAACAATTAAAAGAAGTAAAAGTACCAGTGTTTTTAGTTCTAAATAAAATAGATGAAAATCCACAGGAAAAAGTAGCAGAAACTTTAAAAACATATTCAGAACTTATGGATTTTCAAGAAATAATACCTATATCAGCATTAAAAGGAAAAAATATTGATTTACTTAAAGAATTAATGTTTAAATATATACCAGAGGGACCACAATATTATCCAGAAGACATGATAATAGATCAGAATGAAAGATTTATAGTTGCAGAGATAGTAAGAGAAAAAGCTTTAAGGCTTTTATCAGAAGAAGTACCTCATGGTATAGCTGTAGAAATACTTCAAATGAAAAAAAATGAAAAAGGAACCTATCATATAGAAGGTAATATATTATGTGAAAAAAATTCTCATAAACCTATAATTATAGGTAAAGGTGGTAGTAAGCTAAAAAAGATATCTCAATATGCAAGACAAGATATAGAAACATTTCTTCAAAGCAAAGTATATATAAGACTTTGGGTTAAAGTAAAAGAAGAATGGAGAGATAACCAAAGCTTATTAAAAGAATTAGGTTATAAAAAAATGAAATAA
- a CDS encoding diacylglycerol kinase yields MKVNKLLDSFNYAIDGIIHAVRTQRNMRIHMLAALLVLTACFFYDLSKIELVIVCITITLVIFAELMNTAIEFAIDATTNYYHPLAKVSKNVAAGAVLLTAINAVVVGYIIFWDKLKYINFVLITKIKNSNPYAIFLILAIVCIVTVVVKAIYGEGTPLKGGMPSGHSTMAFSIATIIALITKEFPVVMLSYFLAFIVAQSRVDSEVHSILEVIVGALFGTLFTTLLYKIFG; encoded by the coding sequence ATGAAAGTAAATAAACTTTTGGATAGTTTTAATTATGCTATAGATGGAATAATACATGCAGTTAGAACCCAAAGGAATATGAGAATACATATGCTCGCAGCTCTTTTGGTTTTAACTGCCTGTTTTTTCTACGATTTATCAAAGATAGAATTGGTAATTGTATGTATAACGATAACTTTAGTTATTTTTGCAGAACTTATGAATACTGCCATAGAGTTTGCCATAGATGCAACTACCAATTATTATCATCCTCTAGCTAAAGTTTCTAAAAATGTAGCAGCAGGAGCAGTATTATTAACAGCTATAAATGCAGTGGTGGTTGGTTATATTATATTTTGGGATAAACTAAAATATATAAATTTTGTTTTAATAACTAAAATAAAAAATTCCAATCCTTATGCTATATTTCTTATATTAGCCATAGTTTGTATAGTTACAGTAGTAGTAAAGGCTATATATGGTGAAGGAACTCCTTTAAAGGGTGGTATGCCTAGTGGTCATAGCACTATGGCATTTTCTATAGCTACCATAATAGCCCTTATAACTAAAGAATTTCCTGTAGTTATGTTAAGTTATTTTTTAGCATTTATAGTAGCTCAAAGCAGGGTGGATTCAGAAGTACATTCTATACTAGAGGTAATAGTGGGAGCATTATTTGGAACTTTATTTACTACACTTTTATATAAAATATTTGGATAG
- a CDS encoding histidine triad nucleotide-binding protein translates to MENCIFCKILKGEIPSSKVYEDELVYAFNDIDPVAPHHVLIIPKEHIASLNDLTAENSKVISHVFMVAKKIAKDLNISEEGYRVVSNCGESAGQSVFHIHFHLIAGRNLQWPPG, encoded by the coding sequence ATGGAAAATTGCATTTTTTGTAAAATATTAAAGGGAGAAATACCAAGTTCTAAAGTGTATGAAGATGAATTGGTATATGCTTTTAATGATATAGATCCAGTAGCACCACATCATGTGCTTATAATACCAAAAGAACATATAGCTTCTTTAAATGATTTAACAGCTGAAAACAGCAAAGTTATAAGTCATGTATTTATGGTAGCTAAAAAAATAGCTAAGGATCTTAATATATCAGAAGAAGGATATAGAGTAGTTTCTAACTGTGGCGAATCAGCAGGACAGAGTGTTTTTCACATACATTTTCACTTGATTGCAGGTAGAAATTTACAATGGCCTCCAGGCTAA
- the recO gene encoding DNA repair protein RecO codes for MSLYKTRAVVIKTQEYKEADKLVWLYTEKLGKITVIAKGARKNRSKYLSNTSPFCYGEYVLYKGKGLFNLSEAQLIDSFQDFLTNLDTLTYGSYFCELIDISTEEKESNIGLFQELVKSLFLMKNKVLDIEILARAFEVKVLKYTGYALNFNHCVECGRKIETSNYISLQSLGGICNYCNKINGIGVTYATYNILKYIHESPLEELYRLSLDKETKKDIYKILNTIINQNYLKKPKSLQILNYIKEE; via the coding sequence CTGTCACTATATAAAACTAGAGCTGTAGTAATAAAAACTCAAGAATATAAAGAAGCAGATAAATTAGTTTGGTTATATACAGAAAAACTAGGTAAAATAACTGTTATAGCGAAAGGTGCTAGAAAAAATAGAAGCAAATATTTATCTAATACTTCACCCTTTTGTTATGGAGAATATGTATTGTATAAAGGAAAAGGGTTATTTAATTTATCAGAAGCGCAATTAATAGATTCATTTCAAGACTTTCTAACTAATTTAGATACATTAACTTATGGATCTTATTTTTGTGAATTGATAGACATATCTACGGAAGAAAAAGAAAGCAATATAGGTTTATTTCAAGAATTGGTTAAAAGTCTATTCTTAATGAAAAATAAAGTTTTAGATATTGAGATCTTAGCCAGAGCTTTTGAAGTGAAAGTTTTAAAATACACAGGATATGCTTTGAATTTTAATCATTGTGTAGAGTGTGGAAGGAAAATAGAAACCTCAAACTATATAAGTTTGCAAAGCTTAGGAGGAATATGTAATTATTGTAACAAGATAAATGGTATAGGAGTAACCTATGCTACTTATAATATATTAAAATATATACATGAATCTCCATTAGAAGAGCTATATAGGCTTTCTTTAGATAAAGAAACTAAAAAGGATATTTATAAAATTTTAAATACCATAATAAATCAAAATTATTTGAAGAAACCCAAAAGTCTCCAAATATTAAATTATATAAAGGAGGAATAA
- a CDS encoding DUF4342 domain-containing protein encodes MEITLEKIDIIRERTGATYTEAKEALEACDGNVVDALVYMENKFKEEKEEMYTTKDDLVKWIKDIIKKGNVTRIKVKKEDKIIVDIPVNAGLAATAAAVIIWAPILLAALAAAIVTNVTIEITKEDGSVEVVNKIIKSTAQDIKEKVDNTTSDIKEKFSNKFDNETYGEDNNFYSYTVNFEDVENKEDDNCKECKKEDSSEKKEEQ; translated from the coding sequence ATGGAAATAACATTAGAAAAAATTGATATCATAAGGGAAAGGACAGGAGCAACTTACACTGAAGCTAAAGAAGCTTTAGAAGCTTGTGACGGAAATGTAGTAGATGCTTTAGTATACATGGAAAATAAATTTAAAGAGGAAAAAGAAGAAATGTATACTACAAAAGATGATCTAGTAAAATGGATAAAAGATATTATAAAAAAGGGTAATGTTACTAGAATAAAAGTAAAAAAAGAAGATAAAATTATAGTAGACATACCAGTAAATGCAGGATTAGCAGCTACTGCAGCAGCTGTCATCATTTGGGCTCCTATACTATTAGCAGCTTTAGCAGCAGCTATAGTAACTAATGTTACTATAGAAATAACAAAAGAAGATGGTAGTGTAGAAGTAGTTAATAAAATAATAAAAAGTACAGCTCAAGACATAAAAGAAAAAGTAGATAACACTACTTCAGATATAAAAGAAAAATTCTCTAATAAATTTGATAATGAAACCTATGGAGAAGATAATAATTTTTATAGTTATACCGTTAATTTTGAAGATGTAGAAAATAAAGAAGATGATAATTGTAAAGAATGTAAAAAAGAAGATTCTTCAGAAAAAAAGGAAGAACAATAA
- the ybeY gene encoding rRNA maturation RNase YbeY: MIYIDNRQDKIEINEEFENKIKEIIDYALKEEKVNLDYEISVVFIDNNNIKEINKDYRNIDKVTDVLSFPMLDYEEGKVFKDLYLNYEFDESDLDEGNLVLGDIALSLEKAEEQSKEFSHSFLREACYLTIHSVLHLLGYDHMEEDEKTIMRQREEEILKNFNLQR; encoded by the coding sequence ATGATATATATAGATAATAGACAGGATAAAATAGAAATAAATGAAGAATTTGAAAATAAAATAAAAGAAATAATAGACTATGCATTAAAAGAAGAAAAGGTAAATCTAGATTATGAAATAAGTGTAGTGTTTATAGATAATAATAATATAAAAGAAATAAATAAGGATTATAGAAATATAGATAAAGTTACAGATGTACTATCTTTTCCCATGTTAGATTATGAAGAAGGAAAAGTTTTTAAAGATTTATATTTAAATTATGAATTTGATGAAAGTGATTTAGATGAAGGCAATTTGGTTTTAGGAGATATAGCGCTTTCTTTAGAAAAAGCAGAAGAGCAAAGTAAAGAATTTAGTCATAGTTTTCTAAGAGAGGCTTGTTATCTAACAATACATTCAGTATTACATCTTCTAGGATATGATCATATGGAAGAAGACGAAAAAACTATAATGAGACAGAGAGAAGAAGAGATATTAAAAAACTTTAATTTACAAAGATAA